A genomic stretch from Lagenorhynchus albirostris chromosome 12, mLagAlb1.1, whole genome shotgun sequence includes:
- the ZNF292 gene encoding zinc finger protein 292 isoform X2 — protein sequence MRIKHLIKTDQLSQATALAKLCSDHPEIGTKGSFKQTYLVCLCTSSPNEKLIEEISEVDCKDALEMICNLESEGDEKNALVLCTAFLSRQLQQGDMYCAWELTLFWSKLQQRVEPSIQVYLERCRQLSLLTKTVYHIFFLIKVINSETEGAGLATCIELCVKALRLESTENTEVKISICKTISCLLPDDLEVKRACQLSEFLIEPTVDAYYAVEMLYNQPDQKYDEENLPIPNSLRCELLLVLKTQWPFDPEFWDWKTLKRQCLALMGEEASIVSSIDELNDSEVYEKVADYQEESKETSMNGGIGANSGLLRDICDEKQKKREIKQLRERGFISARFRNWQAYMQYCVLCDKEFLGHRIVRHAQKHYKDGIYSCPICAKNFNSKETFVPHVTLHVKQSSKERLAAMKPLRRLGRPPKITTTNENQKTNAVAKQEQRPIKKNSLYSTDFIVFNDNDGSDDETDDKDKSYEPEVIPVQKPVPVNEFNCPVTFCKKGFKYFKNLIAHVKGHKDNEDARRFLEMQSKKVICQYCRRHFVSVTHLNDHLQMHCGSKPYICIQMKCKAGFNSYAELLTHRKEHQVFRAKCMFPKCGRIFSEAYLLYDHEAQHYNTYTCKFTGCGKVYRSQSELEKHLDDHSTPEKVLPPEDQLNSSGDSVQPSRVNQNAEGNTKKEGSVLPSENNMENTFPADRSGAWDKSKAESPVTKQDQISASELKQADGPLPNGLENPAPVPLLQASEVAVSIKVSLNQGIEDNFGKQENSVVQGTGESLVTNLHTPVEDPCNDLCHTGFQERKEQACFNEAQITQNSLVDSEALKIDDLTPQNLERQVNNLMTFSVQNQAGFQNSLPTAKFECGGNVKTSSNLYNLPLKTLESITFVAPQPNLSNSLGTPSVPPKAPVQKFSCQVEGCTRTYNSSQSIGKHMKTAHPDQYAAFKMQRKSKRGQKANNLNTPNNGKFVYFLPSQVSSSNNAFFTPQTKANGNPTCSNQLQHVSPSIFPAHLANVSAPLLPSVESVINPNIPSQDKNEQGGGMLCSQMENLSSTTLPAQMEDLTKTVLPLNIDSGSDPFLPLPAESSSMSLFPSPADSGTNSVFSQLENNTNHFSSQIEGNTNSSFLKGGNGENAIFPSQVNVGNDFSGTSAQQSALEKVKKDRGQGPNGKERKPKHNKRAKWPAIIRDGKFICSRCYRAFTNPRSLGGHLSKRSYCKPLDGAEIAQELLQSNGQPSLLASMILSTNAVNSQQPQQSTFSPGACFKDPSFLQLLAAENRSSAFLPNTFLRSGVTNFNTSVSQEGSEIIKQALETAGIPSTFEGADVLSHVPPGCVSDPAPVNATVMPNPPVPPLLQTVCHANPLLTGQNRTPNSKTSSIEECNSLPVFPANDLLLKTVENGLCSSSFPNSSGPSQNFISNSSRVSVISGPQNTRSSHLNKKGNSASKRRKKVAPPLIAPNAPQNLVTSDLTAMGLIAKRIEIPATNLHSTVIPNCEPQGLVENLTQKLNNVDNQLFITDVKENFKTSLESHTVLAPLTLKTENGDSQMMALNSCTPSINSDLQISEDNVIQNFEKTLEIIKSAMNSQILEVKSGSQGIGETSQNAQINYNIQLPSVNTVQNNKLSDSSQFSSFIGVMPTKSNIPQPEILHKEDQVQEILEGLQKLKLENDLSSPAPQCVLINTSVTLTPTPVKPIPNVTLVQPVSEMISNIQFNDRVNKPFVCQNQGCNYSAMTKDALFKHYGKIHQYTPEMILEIKKNQLKFAPFKCVVPTCTKTFTRNSNLRAHCQLVHHFTTEEMVKLKIKRPYGRKSQSENSSAPRITQVKRQLAMTEENKREFQPALELGTMKENTLSNIAVIPEKQLLEKKSPDKTESSSQVMTVTSEQCNTNSLANVQTKGRKVRRHKKEKEERKRKKPVSQSLEFPTRYSPYRPYRCVHQGCFAAFTIQQNLILHYQAVHKSDLPAFSAEVEEESEAGKDSEEIETKQTVKEFRCQVSDCSRIFQAITGLIQHYMKLHEMSPEEIESMTASVDVGKFPCDQSECKSSFTTYLNYVVHLEADHGIGARGSKTEEDGIYKCDCEGCDRIYATRSNLLRHIFNKHNDKHKAHLIRPRRLTPGQENMSSKANQEKTKSKHRGTKYRSGREGTKMPKTKRKKKNNLENKTAKIVQIEENKPYSLKRGKHVYSIKARNDALSECTSRFVTQYPCMIKGCTSVVTSESNIIRHYKCHKLSKAFTSQHRNLLIVFKRCCNSQLKETSEQEVEKSDVKDSDTGISESSDNSRTTVVPQKEVEKNEKDEVDELTELFITKLINEDNTSVETQAQTSSNVSKDFQEDNPCQSEKQKASNLKRVNKEKNVSQNKKRKVEKAEPAPAVEFSIMHKEEETAVAIQTTEEHPASFDWSSFKPMGFEVSFLKFLEESAVKQKKNTDKDHPNSGNKKGSHSNARKNVDKTAVTSGNHICSCKESETFVQFANPSQLQCSDNVKIVLDKTLKNCTELVLKQLQEMKPTVSLKKLEVHSNDPDVSVMKEISMGKATGRGQN from the exons ggaactcACTCTCTTTTGGAGTAAATTACAGCAAAGAGTAGAACCATCTATACAAGTGTACCTAGAAAGATGTCGTCAACTTTCTTTGTTAACCAAGAcggtatatcacattttcttcctgATTAAAGTTATTAATTCAGAG ACTGAAGGGGCTGGACTTGCCACTTGTATAGAACTATGTGTAAAAGCTCTTCGCCTGGAATCTACAGAAAATACTGAAGTGAAAATATCTATTTGCAAGACCATTTCATGCTTGTTGCCTGATGATCTGGAAGTTAAACGTGCTTGTCAACTGAGTGAATTTCTTATTGAGCCTACGGTAGATGCATATTATGCTGTGGAAATGTTGTATAACCAACCAGACCAGAAATATGATGAAGAGAATCTTCCAATACCAAATTCTCTACGCTGTGAGCTCTTACTTGTATTGAAAACTCAGTGGCCCTTTGATCCAGAATTCTGGGATTGGAAAACCTTAAAACGACAATGTCTTGCATTAATGGGAGAAGAAGCATCCATTGTGTCTTCAATAGATGAACTAAATGACAGTGAGGTTTATGAGAAAGTAGCAGACTATCAGGAAGAGAGTAAAGAAACTTCCATGAATGGTGGAATTGGTGCTAATTCTGGCCTTCTTAGAGACATTTGTgatgaaaagcagaaaaagagagagataaaacaATTAAGAGAGAGGGGATTTATATCTGCTAGGTTCAGGAACTGGCAAGCCTACATGCAGTATTGTGTGCTATGTGACAAAGAATTCCTTGGTCATCGAATAGTACGACATGCTCAAAAACATTACAAAGATGGGATTTACAGTTGCCCCATATGTGCAAAGAACTTTAATTCTAAAGAAACTTTTGTCCCTCATGTCACATTGCATGTTAAACAATCTAGTAAAGAGAGACTAGCAGCTATGAAACCATTAAGGAGGTTGGGAAGGCCTCCTAAGATCACAACTACCAACGAGAATCAGAAGACTAATGCTGTGGCCAAGCAGGAACAGCGGCCTATCAAGAAGAATAGTCTCTACTCAACAGACTTCATAGTGTTTAATGATAATGATGgttcagatgatgaaactgatgaCAAAGACAAATCTTATGAGCCAGAGGTGATCCCAGTCCAGAAACCAGTACCTGTTAATGAATTCAACTGCCCTGTAACTTTTTGTAAAAAGGGctttaagtactttaaaaatttaattgctCATGTAAAGGGACATAAGGATAATGAAGATGCCAGGCGCTTTCttgaaatgcaaagcaaaaaagTTATTTGCCAGTACTGTAGACGGCATTTTGTAAGTGTTACTCATCTCAATGATCACTTACAAATGCACTGTGGCAGTAAACCATATATCTGTATACAAATGAAATGTAAGGCCGGTTTTAATAGTTACGCAGAGCTCTTAACCCACCGAAAGGAACATCAAGTCTTTAGAGCAAAGTGCATGTTTCCTAAATGTGGCAGAATTTTTTCAGAAGCTTATTTACTATATGATCATGAAGCACAACATTATAATACCTATACTTGTAAGTTCACAGGTTGTGGTAAAGTTTATCGTTCTCAGAGTGAACTAGAAAAGCATCTGGATGATCACAGTACTCCTGAAAAAGTGCTGCCTCCTGAAGACCAACTTAATTCTTCTGGAGATTCTGTTCAGCCTTCCAGAGTGAATCAGAACGCAGAAGGGAACACTAAGAAAGAAGGATCTGTGCTTCCTTCAGAAAATAACATGGAAAACACCTTCCCAGCAGATAGAAGTGGTGCTTGGGATAAAAGCAAGGCAGAATCACCTGTGACCAAACAAGACCAGATTTCTGCTTCAGAGCTCAAGCAAGCTGATGGACCATTGCCAAATGGTTTGGAAAACCCTGCCCCTGTTCCTCTGCTTCAGGCCAGTGAGGTAGCTGTGTCCATTAAGGTATCCCTCAATCAGGGGATCGAGGATAACTTTGGAAAGCAAGAAAACTCAGTTGTGCAAGGCACTGGTGAATCACTGGTCACAAACTTACATACACCAGTTGAAGATCCTTGTAATGATTTGTGTCATACAGGTTtccaagagagaaaagaacaggcTTGTTTTAATGAAGCCCAGATTACTCAGAATTCTTTAGTAGATTCGGAAGCTCTCAAAATAGATGACCTTACTCCACAAAACTTAGAAAGACAAGTGAACAACCTGATGACCTTTTCTGTGCAAAATCAGGCAGGATTTCAAAACAGTTTACCAACTGCCAAGTTTGAATGTGGAGGTAATGTTAAAACATCGTCCAATCTTTATAATTTACCTCTGAAGACATTAGAAAGTATCACATTTGTTGCACCACAGCCCAACCTCAGTAATTCTTTAGGAACTCCATCAGTGCCTCCAAAAGCACCAGTTCAGAAATTCAGTTGCCAGGTTGAGGGATGTACTCGAACCTATAACTCTTCACAGAGTATTGGGAAACACATGAAGACAGCACACCCCGACCAGTATGCAGCATTCAAAATGCAACGCAAAAGCAAAAGGGGTCAGAAAGCTAACAACTTAAATACACCAAATAATGgaaagtttgtttattttttgccatcACAGGTGAGCAGCTCTAATAATGCATTTTTTACACCACAGACCAAAGCCAATGGGAATCCTACTTGTTCTAATCAGTTGCAGCATGTCTCACCTTCCATTTTCCCAGCTCATTTAGCAAATGTGTCAGCTCCACTCTTGCCCTCAGTGGAAAGTGTCATAAATCCAAATATACCTTCTCAGGATAAAAATGAACAAGGTGGTGGTATGTTATGTTCCCAAATGGAAAATTTATCTAGTACTACCTTGCCAGCACAAATGGAAGATCTAACCAAAACAGTTCTGCCTTTGAATATCGACAGTGGCTCAGATCCTTTCCTTCCGTTACCTGCAGAAAGTAGTTCAATGTCTCTCTTCCCTTCACCAGCAGATAGTGGGACTAATTCTGTTTTTTCCCAGctggaaaataatacaaatcatttTTCCTCACAGATCGAAGGGAACACTAATTCCTCTTTTCTAAAGGGAGGTAATGGTGAGAATGCAATTTTTCCTTCACAAGTCAATGTTGGAAATGACTTCAGTGGCACCAGTGCCCAACAGTCTGCactggaaaaagtgaaaaaagaccGTGGGCAGGGCccaaatggaaaggaaagaaaacccaagCACAACAAAAGGGCTAAGTGGCCGGCAATTATCAGAGACGGGAAATTTATCTGCAGCAGGTGTTACAGGGCTTTCACTAACCCCAGATCTCTAGGTGGACACTTGTCTAAGCGATCTTACTGTAAACCACTGGATGGGGCAGAAATTGCTCAAGAACTTCTGCAGAGTAACGGGCAGCCTTCTCTTCTTGCCAGCATGATTCTCTCCACAAATGCAGTAAACTCGCAGCAGCCGCAGCAGTCTACCTTCAGTCCAGGAGCATGTTTTAAAGATCCATCATTCCTGCAACTTCTTGCTGCTGAAAATCGCTCCTCAGCATTTTTACCAAATACATTTCTTCGGAGTGGTGTGACTAACTTTAATACAAGTGTTAGTCAAGAGGGAAGCGAAATTATTAAACAGGCTTTGGAAACTGCCGGCATTCCCAGTACATTTGAGGGTGCCGATGTGCTCTCTCATGTTCCCCCGGGTTGTGTCTCAGACCCAGCACCAGTAAATGCAACAGTGATGCCAAATCCACCTGTGCCACCCCTGCTGCAGACTGTATGCCATGCAAACCCCCTGCTGACAGGCCAGAATAGGACACCAAACTCCAAAACTTCCTCCATTGAGGAATGCAACAGTTTGCCTGTTTTTCCAGCAAATGACTTACTACTGAAGACTGTTGAAAATGGTCTGTGCTCTAGTTCATTCCCTAATTCTAGTGGGCCATCACAAAATTTTATCAGTAACAGTTCACGAGTTTCCGTTATAAGTGGTCCTCAGAACACAAGGTCTagtcatttaaataaaaagggaaacagtgcttctaagagaagaaagaaagttgCTCCTCCACTAATTGCCCCTAATGCTCCCCAAAACTTGGTAACAAGTGACCTAACGGCAATGGGACTTATAGCAAAGAGGATTGAGATACCAGCTACTAACCTTCATTCAACTGTAATTCCTAATTGTGAACCTCAGGGTTTGGTGGAAAATCTAACACAGAAATTAAATAATGTTGACAATCAGTTGTTTATAACTGATgtgaaagaaaactttaaaaccaGTCTTGAGTCCCATACAGTGTTAGCTCCCTTaacattaaaaactgaaaatggtgATTCCCAAATGATGGCTTTGAATTCATGCACACCTTCAATAAATTCTGATTTGCAGATTTCTGAAGACAATGTTATACAAAACTTTGAAAAGACTCTTGAAATTATTAAAAGTGCTATGAATTCTCAAATACTTGAGGTAAAAAGTGGATCTCAGGGTATTGGTGAAACATCACAGAATGCTCAAATAAATTATAACATTCAGCTTCCTTCAGTAAACACTGTACAAAATAACAAATTATCCGATTCTtctcagttttcctccttcataggTGTCATGCCGACAAAAAGTAACATTCCTCAGCCTGAAATATTACATAAGGAGGATCAAGTACAGGAGATTTTAGAAggcttacagaaattaaaattagaaaacgaCCTGTCCTCTCCAGCACCCCAGTGTGTACTGATAAATACGTCAGTGACACTGACTCCCACTCCTGTTAAACCAATTCCAAATGTCACACTTGTTCAGCCAGTTTCTGAAATGATAAGCAACATTCAGTTTAATGACAGAGTTAATAAACCCTTTGTGTGTCAAAACCAAGGCTGTAATTACAGTGCTATGACAAAAGATGCACTGTTTAAGCACTACGGTAAAATTCATCAGTACACTCCAGAGATGATTCTTGAAATTAAGAAGAATCAGTTGAAATTTGCTCCATTTAAATGTGTAGTACCTACATGTACAAAGACATTTACAAGAAATTCGAATCTCCGGGCACACTGTCAGTTGGTACATCATTTTACAACAGAAGAAAtggtaaagttaaaaataaaaaggcctTATGGAAGAAAATCTCAGAGTGAAAATTCGTCAGCCCCACGAATTACACAAGTAAAAAGACAGCTAGCTAtgacagaggaaaataaaagggaattccaGCCTGCTTTAGAATTGGGTACAATGAAGGAAAATACCCTCAGTAATATAGCAGtgatcccagaaaaacaacttctagaaaaaaaaagtcctgataaAACAGAAAGTTCTTCACAAGTGATGACCGTTACTTCAGAACAATGTAATACAAATTCTCTCGCAAATGTACAAACCAAAGGACGGAAAGTTAggagacataaaaaagaaaaggaggagagaaaacgCAAGAAGCCAGTTTCTCAATCTCTTGAGTTTCCCACAAGATACAGTCCCTACAGACCTTATCGATGTGTTCATCAGGGTTGCTTTGCTGCCTTTACAATACAGCAAAACTTAATTCTGCATTACCAGGCTGTACACAAATCAGATCTACCTGCATTTTCTGCAGAGGTTGAAGAGGAAAGCGAAGCTGGTAAAGACAGTGAAGAGATTGAAACTAAACAGACTGTGAAAGAATTTCGATGTCAGGTGAGTGACTGCTCTCGAATTTTCCAAGCAATTACTGGCCTAATACAACACTACATGAAACTTCACGAGATGTCTCCTGAGGAAATTGAAAGTATGACTGCTTCGGTGGATGTTGGGAAATTTCCATGTGATCAGTCAGAGTGTAAATCTTCATTTACCACATATTTGAACTATGTTGTTCATCTTGAGGCAGATCATGGAATTGGGGCAAGGGGAAGTAAAACTGAGGAAGATGGCATATACAAGTGTGACTGTGAAGGCTGTGACCGAATATATGCGACCCGGTCCAATCTCCTCCGACACATTTTTAATAAGCATAATGACAAACATAAAGCTCATCTGATTCGGCCAAGAAGATTAACACCTGGTCAGGAAAACATGTCAAGCAAGGCAAACCAAGAAAAGACAAAGTCTAAACACCGGGGGACAAAATACAGATCTGGAAGGGAAGGAACCAAAATGCCTAAGACCaaacgaaagaaaaaaaataatttggaaaacaaGACTGCAAAGATTGTGCAGATTGAAGAAAATAAGCCTTATTCTCTGAAACGTGGGAAGCATGTATATTCTATAAAGGCTAGAAATGATGCCTTATCTGAGTGTACGAGCAGATTTGTCACCCAGTATCCATGTATGATAAAGGGGTGTACGTCAGTCGTTACAAGCGAAAGCAATATAATTAGACATTATAAATGCCATAAATTATCTAAGGCATTTACATCACAACACCGCAATCTTCTCATTGTCTTCAAACGGTGTTGCAATTCACAATTAAAGGAAACTTCTGAGCAAGAAGTTGAAAAGAGTGATGTGAAAGATTCTGACACGGGTATATCAGAGAGCAGTGATAACTCAAGAACAACTGTAGTTCCACAGAAGgaagttgaaaaaaatgaaaaagatgaagTGGATGAGCTAACAGAATTATTTATTaccaaattaataaatgaagacaacACAAGTGTGGAGACCCAAGCTCAGACCTCTTCAAATGTTAGTAAAGACTTTCAGGAAGATAACCCCTGccagtcagaaaaacaaaaagcaagtaaTTTGAAGAgagttaataaagaaaaaaatgtctcccaaaataaaaagaggaaagttGAAAAAGCCGAACCAGCACCGGCAGTTGAGTTCAGTATTATGCACAAGGAAGAAGAAACCGCTGTTGCAATACAAACCACTGAGGAGCATCCTGCCTCTTTTGACTGGAGCTCATTTAAACCAATGGGATTCGAAGTATCATTTCTGAAGTTTCTTGAGGAGTCTGCagtgaagcagaagaaaaatactgACAAAGACCATCCAAATAGTGGGAATAAAAAAGGATCCCATTCAAATGCAAGAAAAAATGTTGACAAGACTGCTGTGACTAGTGGAAATCATATATGTTCTTGTAAAGAAAGTGAAACCTTTGTACAATTTGCCAATCCATCACAGCTTCAGTGCAGTGATAATGTAAAAATTGTTTTAGACAAGACTCTTAAAAATTGCACTGAGCTTGTCTTAAAGCAACTTCAGGAAATGAAACCTACCGTCAGTCTGAAAAAACTTGAAGTGCATTCAAATGATCCAGATGTGTCTGTTATGAAAGAAATCAGTATGGGCAAAGCCACGGGGAGAGGGCAGAACTGA